From the Acetobacter aceti genome, one window contains:
- a CDS encoding response regulator yields MVTVADRIFSQPAAASSQVHPEEPPVRVLVADGDPAIRSLVRKMLGDHPGCSDCIEAQDTDDVFAALETSPPDVILLGSAFAGMNGLQVTRAVMVRQPVPVVIMADVEEEDLDRAFECLRSGALEIVPRTEESLSSSDTFSRLLDLARQAKALQPRHDAPEIQGNVSSLPVDVLFLMAGTGALGAALRVYQAAEFSSSIPVVLVTALASSLLPDFVRWLDETLEGGAKLVDLATGQPLTAGPLNVVAASVLPRVVASDGRGVILAGLPDIPWMTPDTSSGENGFDVLLASTAEIAAKEAVAVLLGGLHSSGAAGLSLLKRAGGRAFVELPALCPFARSSFTAVRIDAANVYATVSGLVTLLDDLNAQRALPGA; encoded by the coding sequence ATGGTGACTGTAGCAGATCGGATCTTTTCACAGCCGGCAGCGGCGTCGAGTCAGGTCCATCCCGAAGAACCACCGGTTCGTGTGCTCGTTGCTGACGGTGATCCGGCAATCCGCTCGCTTGTCCGTAAAATGCTTGGTGATCATCCGGGCTGTTCTGACTGCATCGAGGCCCAAGACACTGATGACGTGTTTGCCGCCCTTGAGACCTCCCCGCCGGATGTGATCCTTCTCGGATCGGCGTTTGCAGGTATGAACGGGTTGCAGGTCACGCGTGCTGTCATGGTGAGGCAACCTGTTCCTGTCGTGATCATGGCTGATGTGGAGGAAGAGGATCTGGACCGGGCGTTTGAATGTCTGCGGTCAGGCGCACTGGAAATTGTGCCGCGAACAGAGGAAAGCCTCTCCTCTTCAGACACGTTTTCCCGTCTTCTGGACCTTGCGCGTCAGGCGAAGGCGCTCCAGCCACGTCATGATGCGCCAGAGATTCAGGGGAACGTATCCTCTCTCCCTGTAGACGTTCTTTTCCTGATGGCGGGAACGGGCGCTCTTGGTGCGGCTCTACGGGTGTATCAGGCTGCTGAATTCTCCTCTTCCATTCCAGTTGTTCTGGTGACGGCGCTGGCGTCTTCTCTCCTGCCGGATTTTGTGCGGTGGCTGGATGAAACGCTCGAAGGAGGCGCGAAGCTGGTGGACCTCGCTACCGGCCAGCCTCTGACAGCAGGGCCGCTGAATGTCGTGGCGGCCTCTGTCCTGCCCCGTGTCGTGGCCTCAGACGGGAGGGGCGTCATCCTCGCCGGATTGCCGGATATTCCTTGGATGACTCCTGACACGTCTTCCGGGGAAAATGGTTTTGACGTGCTGCTCGCATCGACGGCCGAAATCGCGGCCAAAGAGGCAGTGGCGGTTTTGCTGGGAGGACTGCACTCCTCCGGCGCGGCGGGTCTTTCTCTCCTGAAGCGGGCTGGAGGGCGTGCCTTTGTGGAGTTGCCAGCCCTGTGCCCCTTCGCCCGGAGTTCTTTTACGGCTGTCAGGATTGATGCTGCGAATGTCTACGCGACCGTCAGCGGGCTGGTGACGCTGCTGGATGATCTTAACGCGCAGCGGGCGTTGCCGGGTGCATAG
- a CDS encoding Ppx/GppA family phosphatase: MLADTPARSAVVDLGSNSVRMVVFDGISRNPVSIFNEKAVLRLGRGLTHTGRLNEEGVALAVDVLRRFHAIARGMNADPFEILATAAVRDAANGPEFVASLREIMPDVPIRILSGIEEADHAALGVLCGIPEANGLVADIGGGSLELIRIDSEGRHDANTLPLGVIRLGDRANGDLAAAKAIADAELAGVEWLETMKGRTLYLVGGAFRALARLQIARTSYPLNILHYYTLTPQMAREMTGWLIQSNRRVLERLPGAPRKRLDDVPFAATVLRRLLKRVSPDRIVFCVDGLREGWYALNVAPHLQQEDPLEAMARQMCERFGRSTTLPDALFDWISVIFPDESEYQKRLRKVACWLSDIGSHDHPEYRAEQTFLRILWMQSGGIDHRARAALALALAVRYEGEVDAAWLAPARALLDADTFTWGLTLGLSLRLAYSLCGGTETLLRGTRLERDQDGLCLYLTSARVAVRGDSVRRRLTRLAQIMGQEASVDEASSG, from the coding sequence ATGCTGGCTGACACTCCGGCGCGTTCCGCCGTTGTTGACCTTGGTTCCAATTCCGTCCGTATGGTTGTCTTTGATGGAATTTCACGTAATCCGGTCTCCATTTTCAATGAAAAAGCCGTACTTCGTCTTGGCCGTGGCCTGACCCATACCGGTCGACTGAACGAAGAGGGTGTGGCGCTTGCCGTGGACGTTCTGCGTCGCTTTCACGCCATCGCACGTGGCATGAATGCCGACCCGTTTGAAATTCTGGCGACAGCTGCGGTGCGCGACGCTGCGAACGGCCCCGAATTCGTCGCCTCTCTCCGCGAAATTATGCCGGATGTCCCCATCCGCATCCTGTCGGGGATAGAAGAGGCCGACCACGCAGCCCTTGGTGTTCTGTGCGGCATTCCGGAAGCGAACGGCCTTGTCGCTGATATCGGTGGCGGATCGCTCGAACTGATCCGGATCGATTCCGAAGGCCGGCATGATGCGAATACCCTGCCGCTGGGCGTCATCCGTCTTGGCGATCGGGCCAATGGTGATCTCGCGGCGGCAAAAGCTATAGCTGATGCGGAACTCGCCGGAGTCGAGTGGCTGGAGACGATGAAGGGGCGGACGCTCTACCTTGTCGGTGGAGCTTTCCGTGCTCTCGCGCGTCTGCAGATTGCCCGCACCAGTTATCCGCTGAATATCCTGCATTACTACACCCTGACGCCTCAGATGGCGCGCGAGATGACGGGCTGGCTGATCCAGAGCAACCGTCGCGTTCTGGAACGCCTGCCGGGCGCGCCGCGGAAACGGCTGGATGACGTTCCCTTCGCGGCGACCGTTCTGCGTCGTCTGCTCAAGCGGGTTTCCCCGGATCGGATTGTGTTCTGTGTCGATGGCCTGCGGGAAGGGTGGTATGCGCTGAATGTTGCGCCGCACCTCCAGCAGGAAGACCCGCTTGAGGCCATGGCCCGGCAGATGTGCGAGCGTTTCGGCCGCAGTACGACCTTGCCTGACGCCCTGTTCGACTGGATTTCCGTCATCTTCCCCGATGAGTCCGAATACCAGAAACGTCTGAGAAAAGTGGCATGCTGGCTGTCGGATATTGGCAGTCATGATCACCCTGAGTATCGGGCAGAGCAGACATTTCTGCGTATTCTGTGGATGCAGAGCGGTGGAATTGATCATCGCGCCCGGGCCGCGCTCGCGCTGGCGCTGGCCGTGCGGTACGAAGGAGAAGTGGACGCTGCCTGGCTGGCCCCGGCCCGGGCGCTGCTCGATGCTGATACCTTCACCTGGGGGCTGACCCTCGGGCTGTCACTCAGGCTGGCCTATTCCTTGTGTGGCGGCACTGAAACCCTGTTGCGCGGCACGCGGCTGGAGCGTGATCAGGACGGTCTCTGTCTCTACCTGACCTCGGCTCGTGTGGCCGTGCGTGGCGATTCCGTCCGGCGACGGCTGACTCGTCTGGCGCAGATCATGGGACAGGAAGCCAGTGTTGATGAGGCGTCTTCCGGTTGA
- the speB gene encoding agmatinase: MNTTKLDALRKKYGAASGSDMFDPEFKAVAATQFSQGDRRSKPYSGVQTFLSLPYCPEAASSDDFGGLDVAVVGVPMDLGVTNRSGSRFGPRAVRDIERIGPYEHVLKRVPSSMCKAADIGDVGFRSRFSLEKSHEDIQEFYGRLVKAGVIPLSVGGDHSISYSILKAIGAKQPVGMVHFDAHCDTSGEYEGAKFHHGGPFRLAVLDGVLDPERCVQIGIRGSSEYLWEFSRDSGMTVIHGEDVPKLGTDAILETVRKVIGTGPVYVSFDVDCLDPAFAPGTGTPEVGGLTTREALELLRGLDGLDIVGGDVVEVAPQYDATTNTAQAGAQMLFELFSLIAGKIASR, translated from the coding sequence ATGAACACGACAAAACTGGACGCCCTGCGTAAGAAATATGGCGCCGCCTCGGGTAGCGACATGTTCGATCCCGAATTCAAGGCTGTTGCCGCGACTCAGTTTTCTCAAGGCGATCGTCGTAGCAAACCATATTCAGGCGTGCAGACTTTCCTGTCGCTGCCATATTGTCCGGAGGCTGCCTCATCCGATGATTTCGGCGGTCTTGATGTGGCTGTGGTCGGCGTGCCGATGGATCTTGGCGTCACCAACCGTTCCGGTTCGCGCTTTGGCCCTCGGGCGGTGCGCGATATCGAGCGCATTGGTCCTTACGAGCATGTCCTGAAGCGTGTGCCTTCCAGCATGTGCAAGGCGGCCGATATTGGCGATGTCGGATTTCGCAGCCGTTTCAGTCTCGAAAAATCCCATGAGGATATTCAGGAATTTTATGGCCGTCTGGTAAAGGCTGGTGTCATTCCTCTGTCTGTCGGTGGCGACCACTCCATCAGCTACTCGATCCTCAAGGCGATCGGAGCGAAGCAGCCGGTCGGCATGGTGCATTTCGATGCGCATTGTGACACCAGCGGCGAATATGAAGGTGCGAAGTTCCACCACGGTGGTCCGTTCCGTCTTGCTGTGCTTGATGGCGTTCTGGACCCGGAGCGCTGCGTGCAGATCGGTATCCGTGGTTCTTCCGAGTATCTCTGGGAGTTCTCCAGGGATTCCGGGATGACCGTCATCCACGGTGAGGATGTGCCGAAGCTCGGCACTGACGCCATTCTGGAAACGGTGCGCAAGGTGATTGGCACCGGTCCTGTGTATGTCAGCTTCGATGTGGATTGTCTTGATCCTGCCTTTGCGCCTGGCACTGGCACGCCGGAAGTGGGCGGTCTGACCACACGTGAGGCGCTGGAACTTCTGCGTGGGCTCGATGGTCTCGATATCGTCGGTGGCGATGTTGTCGAAGTCGCGCCGCAATATGATGCGACCACCAATACTGCGCAGGCCGGCGCTCAGATGCTCTTTGAACTGTTCAGTCTGATCGCGGGGAAAATCGCTTCCCGATAA
- a CDS encoding LysR family transcriptional regulator has translation MSPESPSSPASPHLSAQKKQAVPGVTRMRRFDNIDLRLLRVFATLAETGSFSAAQITLNLSQSTLSTHLAALEQRLGGALCLRGRKGFRLTPLGEETVEAIQDLFESIDTFQSRISQAPTELGGRLRIGTIGGIINSPQMVLQHVLARVIAQIPNIHIDLRLGIPQDLELQVADGTRDVVVGPFACHAPGVQYVELCEEPHALYCGDQHPFFAMQDADISKDMIDQARFSVRAYRKLEDLQRIRHPRASGSIVHMEAQLMMILSGSFIGFLPEQAALPYVKNKQMRAIKRDIYTFSSKHYVAFRNIDEKNRIINIFVDEIVSGCRGSE, from the coding sequence ATGAGTCCTGAATCTCCTTCATCACCGGCATCTCCTCACCTGTCTGCCCAGAAAAAGCAGGCAGTTCCCGGTGTCACGAGAATGCGTCGGTTCGACAATATTGATCTGCGACTCTTACGGGTTTTTGCGACCCTGGCGGAAACGGGCAGTTTTTCTGCCGCCCAGATTACCCTCAATCTCAGCCAGTCCACATTGAGCACACATCTGGCCGCGCTGGAACAGCGGTTGGGTGGGGCGCTGTGTCTTCGTGGACGCAAGGGCTTCCGTCTGACACCTCTGGGCGAGGAAACAGTCGAAGCAATTCAGGATCTTTTTGAAAGTATCGACACTTTTCAATCCCGGATCAGTCAGGCTCCCACGGAACTGGGTGGACGACTGCGTATCGGCACAATCGGGGGGATCATAAACAGTCCGCAGATGGTGCTCCAGCATGTATTGGCGCGTGTCATCGCTCAAATTCCCAATATCCATATCGATCTGCGTCTGGGTATTCCGCAGGATCTGGAACTTCAGGTTGCAGATGGGACGCGGGATGTTGTGGTCGGGCCTTTCGCCTGTCACGCGCCCGGTGTGCAGTATGTGGAGCTTTGTGAGGAGCCTCATGCCCTGTATTGCGGGGACCAGCACCCGTTTTTTGCCATGCAGGATGCTGATATCTCGAAAGACATGATTGATCAGGCAAGGTTTTCCGTAAGGGCCTATCGCAAGCTTGAGGATCTTCAGCGTATTCGTCATCCACGCGCCAGTGGCAGCATTGTCCATATGGAGGCGCAACTGATGATGATTCTGTCAGGTAGTTTTATCGGCTTTCTGCCCGAGCAGGCTGCCCTTCCTTATGTGAAGAACAAGCAGATGCGTGCCATAAAGCGTGATATCTATACATTTTCATCAAAACATTACGTGGCATTTAGAAATATAGATGAAAAGAACAGGATAATAAATATATTTGTTGATGAGATTGTCAGCGGTTGTCGTGGTTCTGAATAA
- the speB gene encoding agmatinase translates to MKNGYDGGRLDLPFVGICSFGKYPIQLDWSAIDADVAIMGAPFDCGTQWRSGTRFGPRSIREASTLFAFGHAGAYDHEDDRVYLDGTGGRIVDIGDADIVHTDTERSHANIEAGVRAILAAGALPVVLGGDHSINIPCIRAFDDQPPMHLVQIDAHLDFVDERQGVRNGHGNPMRRAAEQPYITGMTQIGIRNVSSTGREGYEDAREFGSDILSVRQVRKLGLEALIERIPAGVNYYLSIDIDAFDPSIAPGTGTPSHGGFLYYEILELLAALAERGRVVGVDLVEVAPDYDPAKITPILASQLLLNFIGRILYFRNHES, encoded by the coding sequence ATGAAAAACGGTTACGACGGCGGTCGCCTTGATCTGCCTTTTGTCGGCATATGCAGTTTCGGAAAATATCCGATCCAACTGGACTGGTCGGCCATCGACGCTGATGTGGCGATCATGGGCGCTCCTTTCGATTGCGGTACTCAATGGCGCAGCGGCACACGCTTTGGTCCCCGCAGTATCCGTGAGGCTTCGACACTCTTCGCCTTCGGCCATGCCGGTGCCTACGATCATGAAGATGACCGGGTTTATCTTGATGGAACCGGAGGCCGTATCGTCGACATAGGCGACGCCGATATCGTGCATACGGATACCGAGCGGAGCCACGCGAACATTGAAGCGGGTGTTCGGGCCATTCTTGCCGCCGGTGCTTTGCCTGTCGTTCTGGGTGGTGATCATTCGATCAACATTCCCTGTATTCGGGCTTTCGACGATCAGCCGCCGATGCATCTTGTCCAGATCGATGCGCATCTCGATTTCGTGGATGAACGGCAGGGTGTTCGTAACGGTCATGGCAACCCGATGCGCCGTGCCGCAGAACAGCCTTACATCACCGGGATGACGCAGATCGGCATCCGCAACGTGTCGTCAACGGGACGGGAAGGATATGAGGATGCCCGGGAATTCGGTTCGGATATTCTCAGCGTGCGACAGGTGCGCAAGCTGGGACTGGAAGCCCTGATTGAGCGTATTCCCGCAGGTGTGAACTATTATCTTTCCATTGATATCGACGCATTTGACCCGTCTATCGCCCCCGGAACGGGCACACCAAGCCACGGAGGATTCCTGTATTATGAAATACTGGAACTGCTCGCAGCCCTGGCGGAAAGAGGTCGTGTGGTCGGGGTTGATCTGGTGGAGGTCGCTCCCGATTACGACCCGGCAAAAATAACCCCGATCCTTGCCTCGCAATTGCTGCTTAATTTTATTGGACGCATCCTGTATTTCAGGAATCATGAGTCCTGA
- the speB gene encoding agmatinase encodes MMHHGETHVIDASQVPRFAGVPTFMRLPLASSAEGYDVVFTGIPYDGGTTNRSGARHGPREMRNASSMMRQVNANGIAPYQSLSVADIGDCPINPFNVTECLDMITAHYAAIAAAGAVPITAGGDHLVSLPILRGLAAERPVGLIHFDSHTDTGDTYFGKNRYTHGTPFRRAVEEGLIDSNRTLQIGLRGSLYSPTDYDYAREAGFRLILMDEAMDLGPEGIISAIRERVGDGPVYVSFDIDCLDPSVAPGTGTPEAGGFLMREAQKMVRGLNGLDIIGADVVEVSPPFDVGGITSLAGATMMFELLCAVAAGKKA; translated from the coding sequence ATGATGCATCATGGTGAGACCCATGTGATCGACGCCAGTCAGGTGCCCCGTTTTGCGGGAGTGCCGACCTTCATGCGTCTCCCGCTGGCCAGCAGCGCCGAGGGTTACGATGTCGTTTTCACCGGCATTCCCTATGACGGCGGCACGACCAACCGTTCCGGCGCACGCCATGGGCCGCGTGAGATGCGCAATGCCTCTTCCATGATGCGTCAGGTCAACGCCAACGGAATCGCTCCCTATCAGTCATTGAGTGTGGCTGATATCGGAGATTGCCCGATCAATCCGTTCAATGTGACGGAGTGCCTGGACATGATCACCGCGCATTACGCCGCCATTGCGGCCGCCGGTGCGGTGCCCATCACGGCGGGTGGCGACCATCTTGTCAGTCTGCCCATCCTGCGCGGTCTTGCGGCTGAGCGTCCTGTCGGGCTGATCCATTTCGACAGTCATACAGACACCGGCGATACCTATTTTGGAAAAAACCGTTACACACACGGCACTCCCTTTCGTCGTGCGGTGGAAGAAGGACTGATCGACAGCAACCGGACCCTTCAGATCGGTCTGCGTGGCTCGCTGTATTCTCCCACCGATTACGACTATGCCCGTGAAGCCGGGTTCCGCCTGATCCTCATGGACGAGGCGATGGACCTTGGGCCGGAGGGCATCATCAGCGCCATTCGTGAGCGCGTAGGGGACGGCCCCGTTTATGTGTCGTTCGATATTGACTGTCTTGACCCCTCGGTCGCCCCCGGTACCGGCACGCCGGAAGCAGGAGGCTTTCTGATGCGTGAAGCCCAGAAGATGGTCCGGGGTCTCAATGGGCTCGACATCATCGGCGCCGACGTCGTGGAGGTGTCACCGCCGTTCGATGTAGGGGGGATTACGTCTCTTGCCGGTGCGACAATGATGTTTGAACTGCTTTGTGCTGTTGCGGCAGGAAAGAAGGCATGA
- a CDS encoding creatininase, which translates to MPRTVKLAELTWPDFAARVAENPVVFLPIGATEQHGPHLPLNVDQVLPTAVAERVAEKVGGLVAPTLPYGYKSQPRSGGGEHFPGTIGLDANTLTLVIRDIVCRLAHHGVKRIVLVNGHFENAWPAVEGLDLAMRDIRRDGIEGLTAMRLEYWDFVERATLDRLFPEGFPGTELEHASLLETSLMLLVRDDLVDMSKVPNDGPATFPPYDRWPLRADFVPPSGVLARAQGSTAEKGQWLMDDHTRLLAEAISREFGL; encoded by the coding sequence ATGCCCAGAACCGTCAAACTTGCTGAACTCACCTGGCCAGATTTCGCAGCCCGTGTGGCGGAAAATCCCGTGGTGTTCCTGCCTATCGGCGCCACGGAGCAGCACGGACCGCATCTGCCGCTGAATGTTGATCAGGTGCTTCCCACGGCCGTCGCCGAGCGTGTGGCGGAAAAGGTGGGAGGGCTGGTCGCCCCGACGCTGCCTTACGGCTATAAATCGCAGCCCCGTTCAGGCGGCGGCGAGCATTTTCCCGGCACAATCGGGCTCGATGCCAATACGCTCACCCTCGTCATCCGCGATATCGTGTGTCGGCTGGCGCATCATGGCGTCAAACGGATCGTTCTCGTGAATGGTCATTTCGAAAATGCATGGCCTGCCGTGGAAGGTCTCGATCTCGCCATGCGCGATATCCGGCGCGACGGGATCGAAGGTCTCACCGCCATGCGTCTGGAATACTGGGACTTCGTCGAACGTGCGACGCTCGATCGTCTGTTTCCGGAAGGATTTCCCGGCACTGAACTTGAGCATGCAAGCCTGCTCGAAACCTCGCTGATGCTGCTCGTGCGTGACGATCTGGTTGACATGAGCAAGGTTCCCAACGACGGCCCCGCCACATTTCCACCCTATGACCGCTGGCCGCTGCGTGCGGACTTTGTTCCTCCCTCGGGCGTGCTGGCCAGAGCGCAGGGCTCCACGGCCGAAAAGGGGCAATGGCTGATGGATGATCACACACGTCTGCTGGCGGAAGCCATCAGCAGGGAGTTCGGACTATGA
- a CDS encoding SDR family NAD(P)-dependent oxidoreductase, whose protein sequence is MKTQSSHQHVLVTGASSGIGLAIAQAWSATGAKVIGLDRKAPVEGLDGLEVDLADVAALEKGVRDAAEHLENRIDVLVNCAGVMIEETLQDLTSEALDLTLAVNLRAPFLVTRNALPFMGEGGCILNIASELAYLGRAGASAYCATKGAVLSMTRSWARELAPRIRVNAIAPGPVDTPLLNFARQDAATQAQDLSNPLGRIGRPEEIARVVLFLASADASFITGQCLNVDGGAAMH, encoded by the coding sequence ATGAAAACTCAGTCCTCACATCAGCATGTTCTTGTGACAGGAGCCTCGTCAGGGATCGGGCTTGCCATTGCACAGGCGTGGTCCGCAACCGGGGCCAAGGTGATCGGTCTGGATCGCAAAGCGCCTGTTGAGGGGCTTGATGGTCTGGAAGTTGACCTGGCAGATGTCGCAGCGCTGGAAAAAGGTGTCAGGGACGCCGCGGAGCATCTGGAAAACCGGATCGACGTTCTGGTCAACTGTGCTGGAGTCATGATCGAAGAAACGCTTCAGGATTTAACCAGTGAAGCACTCGATCTTACACTGGCAGTCAATCTGCGCGCACCGTTTCTGGTCACACGGAATGCCCTGCCGTTTATGGGTGAGGGTGGCTGTATCCTCAATATAGCTTCCGAACTGGCCTATCTCGGGCGTGCTGGGGCCTCGGCCTACTGCGCAACCAAGGGGGCGGTCCTGTCGATGACACGTTCATGGGCGCGCGAACTCGCGCCCCGCATCCGGGTGAACGCCATTGCACCCGGACCAGTCGATACACCTCTACTGAATTTCGCCCGGCAGGATGCCGCCACACAGGCTCAGGATCTTTCCAATCCGCTGGGGCGTATCGGACGGCCCGAGGAAATTGCCCGGGTTGTTCTCTTTCTCGCGTCTGCGGACGCATCTTTCATCACCGGCCAGTGCCTTAACGTGGATGGCGGCGCCGCCATGCACTGA
- a CDS encoding SDR family NAD(P)-dependent oxidoreductase, with product MMMDFSKKSVFITGASRGIGLGVAQAFARAGASLTLLADDDAIFDVAASLHGTAVKADIGNASAITEGLRNHGPIDVLVNNAGLERLTPLESQDAETVALFERIIHTNVVGTYHVTRMARPLMREGGSIINTASIWGRVAEPLFGAYVASKHAIIGLTKTWALELGSQGIRVNAVAPGWVRTEAAMRSLATMSERSGQSEEDSLNTIIAAQALPGLMTASDVADTYLFLASPLAASITGQTIQIDRGEYPL from the coding sequence ATGATGATGGATTTTTCGAAAAAGTCCGTTTTCATCACGGGCGCAAGCAGGGGAATCGGCCTCGGCGTGGCGCAGGCTTTCGCGCGCGCAGGGGCATCATTGACACTTCTCGCTGACGACGACGCGATTTTCGATGTGGCCGCCTCTCTCCATGGGACGGCTGTAAAAGCAGATATCGGAAACGCGTCTGCCATCACTGAAGGTCTGCGTAATCATGGACCGATTGACGTTCTGGTCAACAATGCCGGGCTTGAACGTCTGACTCCGCTGGAGAGCCAGGACGCAGAAACCGTCGCCCTGTTTGAGCGGATCATCCACACCAATGTCGTCGGCACCTATCATGTCACGCGTATGGCGCGTCCTCTCATGCGGGAAGGAGGATCCATCATCAATACGGCGTCAATCTGGGGTCGTGTGGCGGAACCGCTTTTTGGAGCCTATGTCGCTTCCAAACACGCCATTATCGGTCTGACAAAAACCTGGGCGCTTGAGCTTGGTTCGCAGGGTATCCGTGTCAATGCCGTAGCGCCGGGCTGGGTACGAACGGAGGCCGCCATGCGCTCTCTGGCGACGATGTCGGAACGCAGTGGGCAAAGCGAGGAGGACAGTCTGAATACCATCATCGCGGCTCAGGCTCTTCCGGGCCTCATGACGGCGTCAGATGTGGCGGATACCTATCTGTTTCTTGCGTCTCCTCTCGCAGCAAGCATCACCGGCCAGACGATCCAGATCGATCGCGGCGAATATCCCCTGTAG
- a CDS encoding ABC transporter ATP-binding protein, producing the protein MEQPFPYLQFRNVTKFFGDVPVVKEPFNLSIPAGQFTVFLGPSGCGKTTLMRMIGGLDTPTSGEILLQGTPVGAPDIRRGMVFQSYSSFPWLTVRKNIEFGLRFRKDLSSGQKRDRAEHFLKLVGLGDFATSYPSRISGGMRQRVAIARTLAADPDVLLMDEPFGALDASLREDLQFELRKIQKSSRKTTIFVTHDVEEAVFLADRIIVFGSRPAHVIADIDVTSLIGAERNETVRDSEQFFHLRTEILHRLRGRCVKAVAA; encoded by the coding sequence ATGGAACAGCCCTTTCCCTATCTCCAGTTCCGAAATGTCACGAAATTCTTCGGAGACGTTCCGGTCGTCAAGGAGCCGTTCAATCTCTCCATTCCTGCGGGTCAGTTCACGGTCTTTCTCGGTCCATCCGGATGCGGAAAAACCACGCTGATGCGGATGATCGGTGGCCTTGATACGCCGACTTCCGGGGAGATTCTGCTTCAGGGAACGCCTGTAGGGGCGCCGGATATCCGGCGCGGCATGGTGTTTCAGTCCTATTCTTCCTTCCCATGGCTGACTGTCCGCAAGAATATTGAATTCGGCTTGCGTTTTCGCAAAGACCTTTCATCCGGCCAGAAAAGGGACCGCGCGGAACATTTCCTGAAACTGGTCGGGCTTGGCGATTTCGCCACCAGCTATCCTTCGCGCATTTCTGGCGGTATGCGTCAGCGCGTCGCCATCGCCCGAACCCTTGCCGCCGATCCGGATGTGCTGCTGATGGACGAACCTTTCGGCGCGCTGGATGCCAGTCTGCGCGAGGATCTTCAGTTCGAACTGCGGAAAATTCAGAAGAGTTCAAGGAAGACCACAATCTTCGTGACACACGATGTCGAGGAGGCCGTTTTCCTTGCCGATCGGATCATCGTCTTCGGATCTCGTCCGGCCCACGTTATCGCGGATATCGATGTGACTTCCCTGATAGGTGCAGAGAGAAACGAAACCGTGCGCGACAGCGAGCAGTTTTTCCACCTGCGTACGGAGATCCTGCATCGTCTGCGAGGACGCTGCGTGAAAGCGGTTGCCGCATGA
- a CDS encoding ABC transporter permease: MTVAASPSTSKSVWSLFRFRVAIPQSATLLAALLGAAAFLGGWQLLVSLHVVAPVFLPTPLRVAQTFVRMCTDGSMLPNTVVSVRRVWLAFLLSALLAVPLGILMSGYRIIGATLEPMIDFIRYLPVPALVPLAIIWFGVGETTKIFLLWLGTFFQLVLMIAADMKRIPNEYFETAYTLGARPRETLLPVALPAMLPQLMDSMRISLGWCWTYVIIAEIVASDSGLGFVIWTARRFMKTDQVMAGVIMIGLIGLVTDQCLRLLHRKLFRYQ, encoded by the coding sequence ATGACTGTAGCGGCCTCTCCTTCCACCTCCAAAAGTGTCTGGAGCCTCTTTCGCTTCCGGGTGGCAATTCCACAGAGCGCCACGCTGCTGGCCGCATTGCTGGGGGCGGCCGCTTTTCTCGGAGGATGGCAATTGCTGGTGTCGCTGCATGTGGTGGCGCCAGTCTTCCTGCCCACGCCGCTCAGGGTCGCACAGACCTTTGTCCGGATGTGCACGGATGGTTCGATGCTGCCCAATACAGTGGTTTCCGTCAGACGTGTATGGCTGGCCTTCCTTCTCTCGGCCCTGCTGGCCGTGCCACTGGGAATCCTGATGAGCGGATATCGCATCATTGGCGCGACACTGGAGCCAATGATCGATTTTATCCGCTATCTTCCGGTGCCGGCGCTCGTGCCGCTCGCTATCATCTGGTTCGGGGTGGGGGAGACAACCAAGATATTCCTGCTGTGGCTTGGGACGTTCTTCCAGCTCGTTCTCATGATCGCTGCCGACATGAAACGTATTCCTAACGAATATTTCGAAACGGCTTATACGTTGGGCGCCCGGCCACGGGAAACGCTGCTGCCTGTAGCACTTCCGGCCATGCTGCCCCAGCTCATGGACAGTATGCGTATAAGTCTCGGCTGGTGCTGGACCTATGTGATCATCGCGGAAATCGTTGCTTCTGACAGTGGTCTCGGTTTCGTTATCTGGACGGCGCGGCGTTTCATGAAAACCGATCAGGTCATGGCAGGCGTCATCATGATCGGCCTGATTGGCCTCGTGACAGATCAATGCCTGCGTCTGCTGCACCGCAAGCTCTTCAGGTATCAGTGA